In Magnetococcales bacterium, the following are encoded in one genomic region:
- a CDS encoding symmetrical bis(5'-nucleosyl)-tetraphosphatase — MAVYAIGDVHGCLASLRQLLEVLSFSPGQDRLLFVGDLVNRGPESLECLRFVHGLGASAQVVMGNHEVNILKLFASKGSTWMEPWQKTFRGAPDCELLLDWMARFPLIIHDSDTGCHVVHAGLSPLWSLSEAMVHADRVTRMMDQLERRIDFFAPLTRHPPIKSCGREEWHKNRDTLSIFTRIRLTARDGRPVWPEEARKAGMIDPYAPPPDGFSIQPWYRVRYWEAGETVVYGHWAAIGLALHDHSKGLDSGCVYGGHLTAIRLDDPAFPITGIPCPCYARCDSTEG; from the coding sequence ATGGCGGTCTATGCGATCGGTGATGTCCATGGGTGTCTGGCCTCGCTGCGGCAATTGCTTGAGGTCCTGTCGTTCTCGCCCGGGCAGGACCGGCTGCTGTTTGTCGGCGATCTGGTCAACCGTGGACCGGAATCGTTGGAATGTCTGCGCTTTGTGCATGGCCTGGGCGCATCGGCCCAGGTCGTGATGGGCAACCATGAGGTCAATATTTTAAAGCTGTTCGCATCAAAGGGATCCACCTGGATGGAACCCTGGCAAAAAACGTTTCGTGGAGCGCCGGACTGTGAACTTCTGCTCGATTGGATGGCTCGTTTTCCGTTGATCATTCATGACAGCGATACAGGATGTCATGTGGTTCACGCAGGTTTGTCCCCTTTATGGTCGTTGTCCGAGGCAATGGTCCATGCCGATCGGGTGACCCGGATGATGGACCAACTGGAACGGCGCATTGATTTTTTCGCCCCATTGACGCGACATCCGCCAATCAAGTCATGCGGCAGAGAGGAATGGCACAAGAACCGGGATACCTTATCGATCTTCACGCGCATCCGCCTGACGGCCCGGGATGGCCGACCGGTTTGGCCGGAAGAGGCGCGCAAAGCTGGCATGATCGACCCCTATGCCCCGCCACCTGATGGTTTTTCCATTCAACCCTGGTATCGGGTCCGTTATTGGGAAGCGGGAGAAACGGTGGTCTATGGTCATTGGGCTGCCATCGGTCTTGCGCTGCATGACCATTCGAAAGGATTGGATTCCGGTTGTGTCTATGGCGGCCATCTGACGGCCATCCGCCTGGACGATCCCGCTTTTCCAATCACAGGGATTCCATGTCCCTGTTACGCCCGTTGCGATTCAACCGAAGGATAA